A window from Citrus sinensis cultivar Valencia sweet orange chromosome 3, DVS_A1.0, whole genome shotgun sequence encodes these proteins:
- the LOC102625865 gene encoding F-box protein At4g00755 isoform X1 — translation MRVWSVQMENRIDFVNWLDPDMSIQILTCLDDLSDLLRVTCVSRCWRQYVIANGLCRQLCLRMFPQLSKVVHVVEQRYGTKDPAEVGSSNFMEWQNLEREHRAYAFLARGCTTFPIRDLISEPICASSTDNYPEESIDNTLEPRDVVAQRASYWSSKGNSNPAEPEMLLYKLMGDLCVITEVSIQPFEAYFQWGLPIYSAKAVRFRMGHPKSPVDVPLGESYKDYENKFIWTYTSQEFPMAQENRLQTFKLPEPVLCIGGFLLIELLGRVQRQDMDGLFYICVSHVQIMGRSLSPAFGIESPEPSGKFALKVLSYAQPTLDDPSLIQSAYLRRRVGQIINILRGNAVDVVEYEWGEEDDESDDEFVL, via the exons ATGCGAGT TTGGTCAGTTCAAATGGAGAATCGAATTGATTTTGTGAACTGGCTTGATCCCGACATGTCTATTCAGATCCTCACTTGTTTGGATGATCTATCTGATCTTCTCCGTGTTACCTGTGTCTCACGTTGTTGGCGACAGTATG TCATTGCAAACGGTCTCTGTCGGCAGCTGTGCCTAAGAATGTTTCCTCAGTTATCGAAAGTTGTTCATGTAGTGGAACAAAGATATGGTACAAAAGACCCTGCAGAGGTGGGATCTAGTAATTTTATGGAGTGGCAAAATTTGGAGAGGGAGCACAGAGCTTATGCCTTTTTAGCACGAGGTTGTACAACATTTCCTATTAGAGATTTGATTTCAGAGCCAATCTGTGCTTCCAGCACTGATAATTATCCAGAGGAGAGCATCGACAATACTCTGGAACCTAGAGATGTAGTTGCGCAGAGAGCTTCGTACTGGTCAAGTAAAGGAAACAGCAATCCCGCCGAGCCTGAAATGCTGTTATATAAGTTGATGGGTGATCTGTGTGTTATTACTGAAGTCAGCATACAACCTTTCGAAG CTTATTTTCAATGGGGTCTACCTATATATTCAGCCAAAGCTGTGCGCTTCCGAATGGGTCATCCAAAGTCTCCTGTGGATGTTCCCTTAGGTGAGTCATATAAGGactatgaaaataaattcatcTGGACGTACACTTCACAAGAGTTCCCAATGGCCCAG GAGAATCGCCTCCAGACGTTCAAGCTTCCAGAACCTGTTTTGTGCATTGGTGGGTTTTTGCTGATTGAACTTCTGGGTAGGGTTCAGAGACAAGATATGGATGGCTTATTCTATATATG TGTGTCTCATGTTCAGATCATGGGACGATCATTATCACCTGCATTCGGTATTGAAAGCCCTGAACCCTCTGGGAAATTTGCATTGAAGGTTCTGAGTTATGCTCAACCCACACTTGATGATCCATCCTTAATCCAGAGTGCGTATTTACGGAGGCGTGTGGGGCAGATTATAAACATCTTGCGGGGCAATGCTGTAGATGTTGTGGAATATGAGTGGggtgaagaagatgatgaatcAGATGATGAGTTCGTTCTCTAG
- the LOC102625865 gene encoding F-box protein At4g00755 isoform X2: protein MENRIDFVNWLDPDMSIQILTCLDDLSDLLRVTCVSRCWRQYVIANGLCRQLCLRMFPQLSKVVHVVEQRYGTKDPAEVGSSNFMEWQNLEREHRAYAFLARGCTTFPIRDLISEPICASSTDNYPEESIDNTLEPRDVVAQRASYWSSKGNSNPAEPEMLLYKLMGDLCVITEVSIQPFEAYFQWGLPIYSAKAVRFRMGHPKSPVDVPLGESYKDYENKFIWTYTSQEFPMAQENRLQTFKLPEPVLCIGGFLLIELLGRVQRQDMDGLFYICVSHVQIMGRSLSPAFGIESPEPSGKFALKVLSYAQPTLDDPSLIQSAYLRRRVGQIINILRGNAVDVVEYEWGEEDDESDDEFVL, encoded by the exons ATGGAGAATCGAATTGATTTTGTGAACTGGCTTGATCCCGACATGTCTATTCAGATCCTCACTTGTTTGGATGATCTATCTGATCTTCTCCGTGTTACCTGTGTCTCACGTTGTTGGCGACAGTATG TCATTGCAAACGGTCTCTGTCGGCAGCTGTGCCTAAGAATGTTTCCTCAGTTATCGAAAGTTGTTCATGTAGTGGAACAAAGATATGGTACAAAAGACCCTGCAGAGGTGGGATCTAGTAATTTTATGGAGTGGCAAAATTTGGAGAGGGAGCACAGAGCTTATGCCTTTTTAGCACGAGGTTGTACAACATTTCCTATTAGAGATTTGATTTCAGAGCCAATCTGTGCTTCCAGCACTGATAATTATCCAGAGGAGAGCATCGACAATACTCTGGAACCTAGAGATGTAGTTGCGCAGAGAGCTTCGTACTGGTCAAGTAAAGGAAACAGCAATCCCGCCGAGCCTGAAATGCTGTTATATAAGTTGATGGGTGATCTGTGTGTTATTACTGAAGTCAGCATACAACCTTTCGAAG CTTATTTTCAATGGGGTCTACCTATATATTCAGCCAAAGCTGTGCGCTTCCGAATGGGTCATCCAAAGTCTCCTGTGGATGTTCCCTTAGGTGAGTCATATAAGGactatgaaaataaattcatcTGGACGTACACTTCACAAGAGTTCCCAATGGCCCAG GAGAATCGCCTCCAGACGTTCAAGCTTCCAGAACCTGTTTTGTGCATTGGTGGGTTTTTGCTGATTGAACTTCTGGGTAGGGTTCAGAGACAAGATATGGATGGCTTATTCTATATATG TGTGTCTCATGTTCAGATCATGGGACGATCATTATCACCTGCATTCGGTATTGAAAGCCCTGAACCCTCTGGGAAATTTGCATTGAAGGTTCTGAGTTATGCTCAACCCACACTTGATGATCCATCCTTAATCCAGAGTGCGTATTTACGGAGGCGTGTGGGGCAGATTATAAACATCTTGCGGGGCAATGCTGTAGATGTTGTGGAATATGAGTGGggtgaagaagatgatgaatcAGATGATGAGTTCGTTCTCTAG
- the LOC127898623 gene encoding peroxisomal membrane protein 11D, whose protein sequence is MSTLDATRAELALVVLYLNKAEARDKICRAIQYGSKFLSDGQPGTAQNVDKSTSLARKVFRLFKFVNDLHALISPVPQGTPLPLVLLGKSKNALLSTFLFLDQVVWLGRSGIYKNKERAELLGRISLFCWMGSSVCSTLVELGELGRLSTSMKKLEKELKDSDKHKNEQYQAKLKKSNERSLALVKSAMDIVVAVGLLQLAPKKVTPRVTGAFGFVTSLISCYQLLPAPVKAKAP, encoded by the exons ATGAGTACACTGGATGCAACCAGAGCAGAACTTGCACTTGTGGTTTTGTATTTGAATAAGGCTGAAGCCAGGGACAAGATATGCAGAGCTATACAATATGGTTCAAAATTCTTGAGTGATGGACAGCCTGGTACTGCCCAAAATGTTGACAAGTCAACCAGCTTAGCCCGGAAAGTTTTCCGTCTTTTTAAG TTTGTCAATGATTTGCACGCTCTTATCAGCCCAGTTCCCCAAGGAACTCCGCTACCACTTGTTTTGCTGGGAAAG TCCAAGAATGCATTATTGTCAACTTTCTTATTTCTTGATCAAGTCGTTTGGCTTGGCAGATCAGGCATCTACAAG AACAAAGAGCGTGCAGAATTGCTTGGTCGGATATCTCTTTTTTGTTGGATGGGTTCCTCAGTTTGTAGCACATTAGTTGAG CTTGGAGAGCTTGGGAGGCTTTCTACATCAATGAAAAAGTTAGAGAAGGAGCTTAAGGACAGTGATAAGCATAAA AATGAACAATACCAAgctaaacttaaaaaatcaaatgagaGGTCTCTAGCACTTGTCAAATCAGCCATGGACATTGTGGTGGCGGTTGGGCTGCTTCAATTGGCCCCCAAGAAAGTTACTCCTCGTGTAACAGGAGCATTTGGATTTGTTACCTCTCTCATCTCTTGTTATCAG CTACTTCCAGCTCCAGTAAAAGCCAAGGCACCATGA
- the LOC127901361 gene encoding vacuolar protein 8-like — protein sequence MVEDGGNGALANIQSADEWLLHAQELVPVAVEKARQIKGFPGRWKMIISKLEQIPSHLSDLSSHPCFSKNALCREQLQAVSKTLKEAIELAELCVKEKYEGKLRMQSDLDALSGKLDLNLHDCGLLIKTGVLGEATLPLSVAGSSTDAEATTHGNTRELLARLQIGHLEAKHKALDSLVEAMKEDEKNVLAVMGRSNIAALVQLLTATSPRIREKTVTVICSLAESGSCENWLVSEGVLPPLIRLVESGSTVGKEKATISLQRLSMSAEMARAIVGHGGVRPLIEICQTGDSVSQAAAACTLKNISAVPEVRQMLAEEGIVSVMIKLLDCGILLGSKEYAAECLQNLTASNENLRRSVVSEGGIRSLLAYLDGPLPQESAVGALRNLVGSVSEEVLISLGFFPRLVHVLKAGSLGAQQAAASALCRVCTSAEMKKLVGEAGCTPLLIKLLEAKPNSVREVAAQAISSLVTLPQNCREVKRDDKSVPNLVQLLDPSPQNTAKKYAVACLASLSPSKKCKKLMISYGAIGYLKKLSEMDIPGARKLLERLERGRLRSFFSRK from the coding sequence ATGGTGGAAGATGGTGGTAACGGGGCATTGGCCAATATTCAATCGGCTGATGAGTGGCTGTTACATGCACAAGAGCTTGTTCCAGTGGCTGTTGAGAAGGCAAGACAGATTAAGGGGTTTCCTGGTAGATGGAAGATGATAATCTCCAAATTGGAGCAGATCCCGTCGCATTTATCCGACTTGTCAAGCCATCCTTGCTTTTCCAAAAATGCATTGTGTAGGGAGCAATTGCAGGCAGTGTCAAAGACATTGAAGGAAGCAATTGAATTGGCAGAGTTATGTGTGAAGGAGAAGTATGAAGGGAAGCTTAGGATGCAGAGCGATCTCGATGCCTTATCAGGgaaattggatttgaatttgcaCGACTGTGGACTTCTAATCAAGACAGGAGTGCTTGGGGAGGCTACGTTGCCTTTGTCTGTGGCTGGTTCTTCAACAGATGCCGAAGCTACAACACATGGCAATACAAGGGAATTACTTGCACGGCTTCAGATCGGGCACTTGGAGGCAAAGCACAAAGCTCTTGACAGCCTTGTTGAGGCCATGAAAGAGGATGAAAAGAATGTTTTGGCTGTTATGGGGCGGAGCAATATTGCTGCTCTGGTCCAATTGTTAACAGCAACTTCTCCTCGTATACGGGAAAAGACTGTTACTGTGATATGCTCACTTGCTGAATCAGGTAGTTGTGAGAATTGGCTTGTTTCAGAAGGTGTTTTGCCTCCTCTCATTAGGCTTGTTGAGTCTGGTAGCACTGTGGGTAAAGAGAAGGCTACAATTTCGCTCCAAAGATTGTCAATGTCGGCAGAAATGGCCCGGGCAATTGTGGGACATGGTGGGGTTCGACCTCTTATTGAGATCTGTCAAACTGGTGACTCTGTTTCGCAGGCAGCAGCTGCCTGTACGTTGAAGAATATATCAGCTGTTCCTGAGGTTCGCCAAATGCTTGCTGAAGAAGGGATTGTCTCGGTTATGATCAAACTCCTAGATTGTGGAATTTTATTGGGATCCAAGGAATATGCTGCAGAGTGCTTGCAGAATCTCACTGCCAGCAATGAGAATCTAAGAAGGTCTGTGGTTTCAGAAGGTGGAATACGAAGCTTATTGGCATACCTTGATGGTCCTTTGCCCCAGGAGTCTGCAGTTGGGGCATTGAGGAATTTGGTTGGTTCAGTTTCTGAGGAGGTTTTGATTTCTCTTGGTTTCTTCCCTCGTTTGGTGCATGTGCTTAAGGCAGGATCATTGGGTGCACAACAAGCTGCTGCATCGGCTCTCTGTAGGGTTTGCACCTCAGCAGAGATGAaaaaattggtgggtgaagctgGGTGTACACCTCTGCTCATCAAGTTGCTTGAAGCTAAACCAAATAGTGTTAGAGAAGTTGCAGCCCAAGCAATTTCAAGCTTGGTGACACTTCCGCAGAACTGCAGAGAAGTCAAAAGGGATGATAAAAGTGTGCCAAATTTGGTCCAATTGCTCGACCCAAGTCCACAAAACACTGCAAAGAAATATGCAGTGGCCTGCCTGGCATCTCTTTCTCCAAGTAAGAAATGTAAGAAGCTGATGATTTCTTATGGTGCAATCGGATATCTTAAAAAGCTTTCTGAGATGGACATTCCAGGTGCAAGGAAGCTCCTCGAGCGATTGGAAAGAGGAAGGTTGAGAAGTTTTTTCAgcagaaaatag
- the LOC127900854 gene encoding ethylene-responsive transcription factor ERN2-like → MAAGSETSKNPTTTNSKGGQATTKPAARRFVGVRQRPSGRWVAEIKDSSQRVRLWLGTYDTPEEAARAYDEAARALRGENARTNFASSAVNNNNNPLNHSDSGNSSPCVNGRFVAQSDGRNGLSFSSLKAKLSKNLQSIMARTSENNKKSTKSRVSDHFTFASIFHFRSYQYQTPVDLKNIEKVVQPSIIVPQAADHMHDPSSWESSSTVSDGSSTEWGGFRQHGLDSDGLDSDIGEVVDPTMGWIDSPENIGACTSEIEASRSRSKRFKVSSSVVVPPTFSGSPKCRTEFDHI, encoded by the coding sequence ATGGCAGCTGGATCTGAAACATCAAAGAACCCCACAACCACCAATTCTAAAGGCGGTCAAGCAACAACCAAACCGGCTGCTCGTAGGTTCGTTGGAGTCCGGCAAAGGCCGTCAGGTAGATGGGTGGCTGAAATCAAGGACTCATCACAACGTGTGAGGTTATGGCTTGGCACATATGATACCCCTGAAGAAGCTGCAAGAGCCTATGACGAAGCTGCTCGTGCCCTACGTGGGGAAAATGCTCGAACAAACTTTGCATCATCGGCagttaacaataataataatccccTAAATCATTCGGATTCGGGTAATTCCTCTCCCTGTGTTAATGGAAGGTTTGTGGCTCAATCCGATGGGCGCAACGGTCTTAGCTTCTCTTCATTGAAGGCCAAGTTGAGCAAGAACCTACAAAGCATCATGGCTAGGACTTCGGAAAATAACAAGAAGTCCACAAAGAGTAGAGTGAGTGATCATTTCACTTTTGCTAGTATCTTCCACTTTAGGAGCTACCAATACCAAACCCCTGTGGATTTGAAGAACATTGAAAAAGTTGTGCAACCAAGCATCATCGTACCTCAAGCAGCTGACCATATGCATGACCCATCATCTTGGGAAAGCTCTAGTACTGTGTCTGATGGTAGCAGCACTGAGTGGGGTGGGTTCCGGCAACATGGGCTGGACTCCGACGGGCTGGATTCGGATATCGGGGAAGTTGTCGATCCAACCATGGGGTGGATTGATAGCCCGGAGAATATTGGTGCTTGCACTAGTGAGATTGAGGCTTCGAGGTCGAGGAGTAAGAGGTTCAAGGTTTCTTCCTCTGTTGTTGTTCCTCCAACGTTTAGTGGGTCCCCAAAATGTAGAACTGAATTTGATCATATATAG
- the LOC102624464 gene encoding RING-H2 finger protein ATL39, translating to MWGSGMNLITTVIGFGMSAAFIVFICTRIICRRIRGVESRPMFEIESGIDLEQPAPGHRINGLEPVLVAAIPTMKFNQEAFKSVEDAECSICLGEYQDKEVLRIMPQCGHSFHLACIDIWLRKKTTCPVCRLPLQDPLGRKHAREATFSMAQAVDSPETSINHSRQWLLTHLGHPEVNGNNQGHLHSVPGN from the exons ATGTGGGGTTCAGGTATGAATTTGATAACAACCGTTATCGGATTTGGGATGAGTGCGGCTTTTATTGTGTTCATATGTACAAGAATAATCTGTAGAAGGATTCGAGGGGTCGAGTCAAGGCCAATGTTTGAGATTGAATCTGGAATTGATCTTGAACAG CCAGCGCCAGGGCATCGGATTAATGGCCTTGAACCTGTGCTTGTCGCTGCAATCCCCACTATGAAGTTCAACCAAGAGGCTTTCAAATCTGTGGAAGATGCAGA ATGCTCAATATGTTTGGGGGAGTACCAAGATAAAGAAGTGCTGAGAATAATGCCCCAGTGCGGACACAGCTTTCATCTCGCTTGCATTGATATTTGGCTAAGGAAAAAAACCACCTGCCCCGTTTGTCGGTTACCATTACAAGACCCTCTTGGAAGAAAGCATGCGAGGGAAGCTACATTTAGCATGGCCCAAGCTGTAGATAGTCCTGAGACTTCAATTAACCACTCTAGACAGTGGCTGCTAACTCATCTTGGGCATCCAGAGGTGAACGGCAACAATCAAGGGCACCTTCACTCTGTTCCTGGAAATTAG